In Paenibacillus sp. G2S3, a single window of DNA contains:
- a CDS encoding sensor histidine kinase: MIWKNVSAYRSSGIFNKMILIISFLLLLSFLFSLTVLQYVYRIYDKQIYEKASEVLGMSSISIESTLRELEQLSFTVVSDEQIQECLRQLQDDPQPYERQVLHNKIINRLVAFAGAEKYVYSMMLLDTNGGAMTAGNREGVSQDLQDQLKPLAKEASGSIVWYPQGNKNSLLAVRQIKSYTGSTFTLDDLGTLVIRIRIDRIIADSTSNTSDGDQLIVVDAMSGLAVYPQTPILLPNELKEETERTELYRTAKYEEGTYFITKTKSSYMEWMYINATPFNEMFKHITFVKKLVVIIFALILLIGLLLGYRLARSIVRPISKLTKKMKQIEKGDLDNLEEQSLGVVSQTAQDEVSQLNRTFKMMIRRIRELIDENYAKQLIIRETELKALQAQINPHFLYNTLESINWLAKMNKQAKISEMVEALGYLFRSSIGLKDPLITIEKELTIVRNYVIIQKTRFDDRLDFRLEFPEHLHDALIPKLTLQPLIENAIRYALEPNIEPCTISITVIEEEHGLDIRVSDNGPGMSAEFIKDLQQGRVKTRGEGIGLANIAERIQIVFGPEWGTVIESEPGQGTTIHVRIPYLKGVLENV, from the coding sequence ATGATTTGGAAGAATGTTAGCGCTTACAGGAGTTCTGGTATTTTCAATAAAATGATATTGATCATTTCATTTTTGCTGCTACTGTCCTTTTTGTTCTCTTTAACCGTCCTACAGTATGTTTATCGAATTTATGACAAGCAAATCTATGAAAAGGCATCTGAAGTGCTGGGGATGTCATCTATCAGTATAGAGAGTACTTTAAGAGAATTGGAACAATTGTCTTTCACAGTGGTCTCTGATGAGCAAATTCAGGAATGTCTTCGTCAGTTACAGGATGATCCTCAACCGTATGAGAGACAGGTCCTACATAACAAGATCATTAACAGATTAGTTGCTTTTGCAGGCGCAGAGAAATACGTCTATTCCATGATGCTGTTGGATACAAATGGTGGTGCTATGACCGCAGGGAATCGTGAAGGCGTATCACAGGATCTTCAGGATCAATTAAAGCCTCTGGCTAAGGAAGCTAGCGGAAGCATTGTGTGGTATCCCCAAGGAAATAAAAATTCACTCTTGGCTGTTCGGCAGATTAAATCCTACACCGGATCAACCTTTACGCTGGACGATCTAGGAACGTTAGTCATCCGTATCCGAATTGATCGCATTATAGCAGATAGCACAAGTAACACTTCGGATGGCGATCAGTTGATTGTTGTTGATGCGATGTCAGGGCTGGCGGTATATCCCCAGACTCCAATCTTGCTGCCAAATGAGCTTAAAGAGGAAACGGAGCGGACTGAGCTCTATCGGACAGCCAAGTATGAAGAAGGCACTTATTTTATAACGAAGACTAAATCATCTTATATGGAATGGATGTATATCAATGCGACCCCCTTCAATGAGATGTTCAAACATATTACTTTTGTTAAAAAACTGGTTGTCATCATATTCGCGCTTATATTACTAATTGGACTGCTCTTAGGCTATCGATTAGCCCGCAGTATTGTACGTCCGATCTCAAAGCTGACCAAAAAAATGAAGCAAATTGAAAAGGGAGATCTGGATAATCTGGAGGAACAGTCTTTGGGAGTAGTTTCGCAAACGGCACAGGACGAGGTAAGTCAGCTTAACCGAACCTTTAAAATGATGATCCGCAGAATTAGAGAACTCATCGATGAGAATTATGCGAAGCAGCTCATTATTAGAGAGACCGAGCTCAAAGCTCTGCAGGCGCAGATTAATCCGCATTTTTTGTACAATACACTGGAATCGATCAATTGGTTAGCGAAGATGAACAAGCAAGCTAAAATCTCAGAAATGGTAGAAGCTCTCGGTTATTTATTTCGCAGTTCTATTGGTCTTAAGGACCCTTTGATTACGATTGAAAAAGAGCTCACCATTGTGCGCAATTATGTCATTATCCAGAAGACACGTTTTGACGATAGACTTGATTTCCGCCTGGAGTTTCCCGAGCATTTGCATGACGCTTTAATTCCGAAGCTGACACTTCAGCCGTTGATCGAGAATGCGATCCGATATGCATTGGAACCAAATATTGAGCCTTGCACGATTTCTATAACCGTGATTGAGGAGGAGCATGGACTTGATATCCGTGTTAGCGATAATGGACCGGGGATGAGTGCGGAGTTCATCAAAGATTTGCAGCAGGGTAGAGTCAAGACACGTGGCGAAGGCATCGGGTTAGCAAACATCGCAGAGCGTATTCAAATCGTGTTTGGTCCAGAATGGGGTACAGTGATAGAAAGTGAGCCAGGTCAAGGAACGACAATACATGTACGAATACCTTATTTAAAAGGAGTGCTAGAGAATGTATAA
- a CDS encoding ABC transporter substrate-binding protein: protein MKKRNILAGLSLCFMLVAAGCGNNNAAVDSGNATNTGNTSTNAGAADSKTYKIAISQYVEHPSLDATREGILAALKDAGLVEGENLKVDLENAQADPANNLTIAQKIAADSNDLVLAIATPSAQSVVQALSKSSKDTPILFAAVTDPLDAKIVTDLEHPGGNVSGVSDTNPEAINRLMQFIATQFPNVKKLGIVINEGEPNAVIMADIAKKELDKHGIELVKAAITNTSEVKQAAESLAGRVDAFYITLDNTVVSAVDTIIQTANDKKIPFFSSDRDTVEKGAFATVGFKYFDHGYQVGQMAVDILKNGKKPADMKVTMQEKLDLILNLKAAAAQGIEVTDAMKAEVADQANNIIQ from the coding sequence ATGAAAAAGAGAAACATTTTGGCGGGTTTAAGCTTATGCTTCATGCTAGTAGCTGCTGGCTGTGGGAACAATAATGCCGCTGTAGACTCAGGCAATGCAACAAACACCGGTAATACATCAACAAATGCTGGAGCCGCTGATTCCAAAACGTACAAAATTGCAATTTCGCAATATGTAGAACATCCATCACTTGATGCTACACGCGAAGGTATTCTTGCTGCTTTGAAGGATGCCGGGCTTGTTGAAGGAGAGAACCTCAAGGTTGACCTTGAGAATGCTCAAGCTGACCCAGCGAATAACTTGACCATTGCACAGAAGATTGCTGCAGACTCGAACGATTTGGTATTGGCAATTGCGACACCTTCTGCTCAATCAGTTGTTCAAGCACTTAGCAAGTCAAGCAAGGATACTCCAATCCTGTTCGCAGCAGTGACAGATCCACTCGATGCAAAGATCGTTACTGATCTAGAGCACCCAGGTGGAAATGTTTCTGGTGTTTCAGACACGAATCCTGAAGCTATCAATAGATTAATGCAATTCATTGCTACTCAATTTCCTAATGTGAAGAAGCTCGGTATTGTTATCAACGAAGGTGAACCTAATGCTGTAATTATGGCGGATATTGCTAAGAAAGAGCTTGATAAGCATGGTATTGAGCTTGTGAAGGCAGCCATTACGAATACTTCTGAAGTGAAGCAAGCTGCTGAATCACTTGCTGGTCGTGTAGATGCATTCTACATTACTTTGGATAATACAGTAGTAAGCGCTGTCGATACGATCATTCAAACGGCTAATGATAAGAAAATTCCGTTCTTCTCCAGTGACCGAGATACCGTTGAAAAAGGGGCTTTTGCAACCGTTGGTTTCAAATACTTCGATCATGGTTACCAAGTTGGACAAATGGCAGTCGACATCTTGAAGAATGGTAAAAAGCCAGCTGATATGAAAGTAACGATGCAAGAAAAGCTTGATCTTATCCTTAACCTTAAAGCCGCTGCCGCACAAGGCATAGAAGTTACGGATGCGATGAAAGCAGAAGTAGCCGATCAAGCTAACAATATTATTCAATAA
- a CDS encoding ABC transporter permease, protein MYDSMLGAVEMGLLYAFMALGVYITFRILDFPDLTVDGSFTTGGAIAAVMITNGYAPWLATLAAIAGGMLAGMCTGLLHTKGKINGLLSGILMMIALYSINLRIFGGKPNWSLMGDTTLFSSINPLLVLPFVVLFVKILMDLFLRTDLGLALRATGDNARMIRSLGVNTDNTTILGVSLSNGMVALSGALITQYSTFADSSMGIGMIVIGLASVIIGEAIFGAGNVFRATLAVVLGSIVYRIVVALALYVPWLRPSDLKLITAIIVIFALVFPSIQRFLKQKNMARKRSLELADHALSSKRGGSIDA, encoded by the coding sequence ATGTATGATTCAATGCTCGGGGCTGTGGAAATGGGGTTGCTCTACGCATTTATGGCTTTAGGGGTGTATATTACTTTTCGCATTTTGGATTTTCCTGATTTGACTGTAGATGGAAGCTTTACAACTGGCGGTGCCATTGCTGCAGTTATGATTACTAATGGTTATGCACCATGGTTAGCTACGCTAGCTGCTATTGCAGGTGGAATGCTGGCAGGAATGTGTACGGGTCTATTACATACGAAGGGCAAGATTAATGGATTGTTATCCGGAATTCTAATGATGATCGCACTTTATTCCATCAATCTGAGAATTTTTGGTGGTAAGCCTAACTGGTCACTAATGGGTGATACCACGTTGTTCTCGTCCATTAATCCACTTCTTGTGCTTCCTTTTGTTGTTTTATTTGTGAAAATTCTAATGGATTTATTTTTGCGTACGGATCTTGGGCTTGCTTTAAGGGCTACCGGAGATAATGCAAGAATGATTCGTAGTCTAGGTGTCAACACAGATAATACAACTATTCTCGGCGTTAGTTTATCCAACGGAATGGTGGCACTCTCAGGTGCGTTGATCACGCAGTATTCTACTTTTGCGGATTCCTCAATGGGCATCGGGATGATTGTTATCGGCTTAGCTTCGGTAATCATTGGTGAAGCCATATTCGGTGCTGGAAATGTATTCCGTGCGACATTGGCGGTTGTTCTAGGGTCTATTGTTTATCGAATCGTAGTTGCACTAGCCTTGTATGTACCATGGTTGAGACCTTCGGATCTTAAGCTAATTACGGCGATTATCGTTATTTTCGCACTTGTATTCCCATCGATTCAGCGTTTCTTGAAGCAGAAGAATATGGCGCGTAAGCGTTCGCTTGAATTAGCAGATCACGCGCTTAGCAGCAAGAGAGGAGGCAGCATCGATGCTTAA
- a CDS encoding cation-translocating P-type ATPase — protein MNSNDPKSQGQVPFHTLSEEEVLKRLETRKDGLSSGEAAKLLEQYGKNVLQEAKTKSLLGKFIEQFKNVMIFILLVAAVLSGILGEWTDTVIILLVVILNAVLGVIQENKAEQALDALKSMSSPHARVRRGGQVSEIKSENLVPGDIVLLEAGNVVPADIRLLEAASLKTEEAALTGESLPSEKKAGVLEGIDIVIGDRTNMAYMSSSVTYGRAVGVVTATGMQTEVGRIAGFISEEENDVTPLQKKLDELGKYFTFIILGVCVVIFAVGIFEGRELLDMLLTSISLAVAAIPEGLPAIVTIILALGVQRMAKRKAIIRKLPAVETLGSTEIICSDKTGTLTLNKMTVEKVHVNGTTKESAEGLEGTPGGDLLLQAMTLCNDSSIDEGKSPKESGGNEGAKDPQTKSGKAIIGDPTETALVDYALSIGTDKRDLEKKFPRKNELPFDSDRKLMTTIHEVENGRYRVLTKGAPDVLLSKCSHIYLDGEIVPFKEEHSRHIMESNTMLANEALRVLAFAFKDEQQLPTNLSPETTEKDLVFIGLVGMIDPPREEVRDAVAICRKAGIRPVMITGDHRDTAAAIAKRLGIIEDETGVLTGSELDKFSEEEFAEKVTDYSVYARVSPEHKVRIVKAWRKKGKIVAMTGDGVNDAPALKSSDIGVGMGITGTDVAKGVSDMVLADDNFTTIVVAVEEGRKVYSNIRKAIQFLLSANLGEVLTLFIATMIGWRILEPIHILWINLVTDTLPALALGLEKAGNDLMSKKPRKASSSIFAGGVGIGIIYQGILEAALTLLVYQWAHTHYNEGIAVTMAFATLGLLQISHAFNVRSNTKSLFQIGWFSNRYMLWASLISTLMLVLVIIIPGLNDWFGVSHLSGLQWGIVIAAALAIIVIVEFVKLFVRLSGKGKNWD, from the coding sequence TTGAATTCAAATGATCCAAAATCGCAAGGGCAGGTACCCTTTCATACATTAAGCGAGGAAGAAGTGCTAAAGAGGCTGGAGACTCGAAAAGATGGCTTGTCTTCCGGTGAAGCCGCTAAACTTCTAGAGCAGTATGGGAAGAACGTACTTCAAGAAGCAAAGACCAAATCTCTGTTAGGAAAATTTATTGAACAATTTAAAAATGTAATGATCTTTATTTTGCTAGTGGCGGCAGTATTGTCTGGGATTTTGGGAGAATGGACAGATACAGTCATTATTTTGCTGGTGGTCATCCTGAATGCAGTACTTGGCGTTATTCAGGAAAATAAAGCAGAACAGGCGCTAGATGCCCTGAAAAGCATGTCCTCTCCACATGCCAGAGTACGACGAGGAGGTCAGGTATCTGAGATCAAAAGTGAAAACCTCGTACCTGGAGATATCGTATTGCTGGAAGCTGGTAATGTAGTACCGGCGGATATTAGGCTTTTGGAAGCTGCTTCTTTGAAAACAGAGGAAGCCGCACTCACCGGAGAATCATTGCCCTCAGAAAAGAAGGCAGGTGTACTTGAGGGAATTGATATTGTTATCGGGGATCGGACCAACATGGCTTACATGAGCAGCAGTGTGACTTATGGTAGAGCGGTTGGTGTTGTAACAGCTACAGGAATGCAGACAGAAGTCGGCAGGATTGCCGGATTTATCTCGGAGGAAGAGAATGATGTAACACCGTTACAAAAGAAACTGGATGAGCTAGGCAAATATTTTACCTTTATTATTCTTGGTGTCTGTGTGGTCATCTTTGCCGTAGGAATATTTGAGGGTAGAGAGCTGCTGGATATGCTACTCACTTCGATCTCACTTGCGGTAGCGGCTATTCCTGAAGGGCTGCCAGCGATTGTTACAATTATCTTGGCACTAGGAGTACAGCGGATGGCTAAACGAAAAGCGATCATTCGCAAGCTCCCCGCTGTAGAGACGCTCGGAAGTACCGAAATTATATGTTCTGACAAGACTGGTACTTTGACACTAAACAAGATGACTGTCGAAAAAGTGCATGTCAATGGAACTACGAAAGAATCAGCGGAAGGACTTGAAGGGACACCGGGTGGGGACCTCTTGCTTCAGGCCATGACGCTTTGTAATGATTCCAGCATTGACGAAGGAAAGTCCCCTAAAGAGTCTGGTGGGAATGAAGGAGCTAAGGACCCACAAACGAAGAGTGGTAAAGCGATTATTGGCGATCCCACGGAAACTGCGTTAGTGGACTACGCGCTCAGTATAGGTACTGACAAAAGGGATTTAGAAAAGAAATTCCCACGTAAAAATGAGCTTCCATTTGACTCCGATCGCAAGCTGATGACGACGATTCATGAAGTTGAAAATGGACGCTATCGTGTGTTAACGAAAGGTGCACCAGATGTACTTTTGTCCAAATGTAGCCATATATACTTGGATGGAGAAATCGTACCTTTTAAAGAGGAACATTCACGGCATATCATGGAAAGTAATACAATGCTTGCAAATGAAGCGCTGCGCGTGTTGGCATTTGCTTTCAAAGATGAGCAGCAGCTGCCGACTAATCTCTCACCGGAAACTACGGAGAAGGATCTTGTGTTTATCGGTTTAGTTGGTATGATCGATCCACCACGTGAGGAAGTGCGGGATGCGGTAGCTATCTGCCGTAAAGCGGGGATAAGACCTGTAATGATTACAGGTGATCATCGGGATACAGCAGCAGCCATAGCCAAAAGATTAGGCATTATCGAAGATGAAACAGGTGTATTGACCGGTAGTGAGCTCGATAAATTCAGTGAAGAGGAATTTGCTGAGAAAGTCACTGATTATTCGGTTTATGCACGTGTATCCCCTGAACATAAAGTTCGTATCGTTAAGGCTTGGAGGAAAAAAGGGAAGATCGTTGCCATGACTGGTGACGGTGTGAATGACGCTCCTGCGCTTAAATCATCAGATATCGGTGTGGGAATGGGAATCACAGGAACGGATGTAGCCAAGGGTGTCTCAGATATGGTACTAGCAGATGATAACTTCACGACCATAGTTGTTGCTGTTGAAGAAGGACGGAAGGTTTACAGCAATATCCGTAAGGCAATCCAGTTCCTACTCTCCGCCAATCTTGGGGAAGTGCTTACACTATTCATTGCGACAATGATCGGCTGGCGTATTCTCGAGCCGATTCATATCCTATGGATTAATCTTGTTACTGATACCCTACCCGCACTTGCCCTTGGGCTTGAGAAGGCAGGGAATGATCTGATGTCGAAGAAACCACGTAAAGCCAGTAGCAGTATCTTTGCTGGTGGTGTAGGAATCGGGATCATCTACCAAGGTATATTAGAGGCGGCGCTCACCTTGCTTGTGTACCAGTGGGCACATACGCATTACAATGAGGGAATTGCGGTTACGATGGCATTCGCCACACTAGGATTACTGCAAATTTCTCATGCATTTAACGTCAGATCCAATACGAAATCGTTGTTCCAGATTGGCTGGTTCAGCAATCGGTATATGCTGTGGGCTTCACTGATCTCTACACTTATGCTGGTGCTGGTGATCATCATCCCAGGACTGAATGACTGGTTTGGTGTCTCACATTTAAGTGGTTTACAGTGGGGAATTGTAATTGCTGCAGCACTGGCGATTATAGTGATTGTAGAGTTTGTAAAGCTGTTTGTACGTTTAAGTGGCAAGGGCAAGAACTGGGATTAA
- a CDS encoding response regulator: MYKLLLVDDERLILEGISQVVDWAQAGTELVGTARNGIEALKKIEELRPEIVITDISMPGLDGLGLVQKCSERFPEIKFVMLTGYKDFDYACIAMQHGVKHYLLKPCNENQIHDALVELVAELNELKGKTEFVNDMKQRFTKVLPHVKEQFLKEWISNKTYGSQDLEYYQELLGIELNDKVVRLILFRLEGSYEYEQLFALQNIAQDMLRETLLSTRIGGFILILMEVEGETALNSSLLERISEVRKVFYKFYKVDVTIAISDADFMIHSRRLYRQTLQCLNHCFYMEEGGMITGNDLPNDELGGRNDIELDEEQICLLIKAGEQSAVELELDRLFNLLAEQRVDINVTRSYVLQLYSAMIRLAVPDERNSFTSSMAELAEIRTLGGLKAYVKDAAIRLTAMYDRHFRSRQSLIVDKMFKIIADDYKNAELSLSSVAAEMLYMNPDYLGKIFKKITGEKFSNYVTNYRITKASEHIMQSGDVRVFELAEMFGFGGNAQYFSQVFKKVTGQTPTDFMKPPQAN; this comes from the coding sequence ATGTATAAGTTACTGCTGGTTGATGATGAACGGTTGATACTAGAAGGCATATCGCAGGTAGTGGACTGGGCACAGGCAGGAACAGAACTTGTGGGTACTGCGCGAAACGGGATTGAAGCCTTGAAGAAAATAGAGGAGCTTCGTCCTGAAATAGTGATCACTGATATTTCTATGCCCGGTTTGGATGGACTTGGCCTGGTGCAGAAATGCAGTGAACGGTTTCCTGAGATAAAGTTTGTTATGTTGACTGGTTATAAGGATTTTGACTACGCCTGTATCGCTATGCAGCACGGAGTGAAGCATTACCTGCTTAAGCCGTGCAATGAGAATCAAATACATGATGCATTGGTTGAACTGGTAGCAGAGCTCAATGAACTTAAGGGCAAGACGGAATTTGTAAATGACATGAAGCAACGTTTTACGAAAGTGCTACCGCATGTGAAGGAACAATTTTTGAAGGAATGGATCTCTAACAAAACATACGGAAGTCAAGATCTAGAGTATTATCAGGAACTGCTAGGCATCGAACTAAATGACAAAGTGGTGCGACTGATCCTGTTCCGACTGGAAGGTTCTTATGAATATGAGCAACTATTCGCTTTGCAAAATATTGCACAGGATATGCTTCGAGAAACGCTTCTTAGTACAAGGATAGGCGGATTTATTCTGATACTAATGGAAGTCGAAGGAGAAACCGCGCTGAATAGTTCACTGCTAGAGCGAATTTCTGAAGTAAGGAAAGTGTTCTATAAGTTTTATAAAGTGGACGTAACCATTGCGATTAGTGATGCGGACTTCATGATTCATTCACGGAGATTGTATCGTCAGACCCTGCAATGCCTTAACCACTGCTTTTATATGGAAGAGGGAGGAATGATTACAGGAAATGATCTTCCAAATGATGAATTAGGCGGAAGAAATGATATTGAGCTTGATGAAGAGCAAATTTGTCTGCTTATTAAGGCGGGCGAGCAAAGTGCAGTAGAGTTAGAATTAGATCGACTTTTTAACCTGCTTGCTGAACAGCGTGTGGATATTAATGTAACGCGATCTTATGTTTTGCAATTGTATTCCGCAATGATACGTTTAGCCGTCCCTGATGAAAGAAATAGCTTTACATCAAGTATGGCGGAACTAGCTGAGATTCGGACATTAGGTGGTCTTAAAGCCTATGTAAAAGATGCAGCTATTCGTCTGACTGCGATGTATGATCGTCATTTTCGGAGCCGCCAATCGTTAATCGTAGACAAAATGTTCAAGATTATTGCTGACGATTATAAAAATGCGGAACTGTCCCTTAGCTCAGTAGCTGCTGAAATGTTATATATGAATCCTGATTATCTTGGGAAGATATTCAAGAAAATTACAGGGGAGAAATTCTCTAATTACGTTACAAATTACCGGATTACTAAAGCATCGGAACACATCATGCAGAGTGGTGATGTAAGAGTGTTTGAGCTCGCTGAAATGTTCGGGTTCGGAGGGAATGCACAATATTTCAGTCAAGTTTTTAAAAAAGTAACTGGGCAGACACCCACAGATTTCATGAAACCCCCTCAAGCGAACTGA
- a CDS encoding C40 family peptidase: protein MPNKHKKLLSTTTVLLAAVLSSTACGYSSESQKPKVNAVTPDGMQASSYYEKSSITDAQGKYWIPLKPAIASLGYRMKDDATHGGYTKIGYSDVMYMLRPGSPQVFSLGEKITLPQAPRRQEGQIYITPLALSKFLQTEVGWNPQSGEINIATPTDHENIIKSPSAKSLNESKPLRIQSISEADKKELVAYAKKFLGVPYEFGTGPYEETKKFDCSSFTRHVFKQFGVTLPRLAKDQDNLGTRVQRSALDVGDLIFFTVPGRFESDAIPGHVGIYIGDGKFIHTWGDPGVQISELDSGYWSNVILHMQRIL, encoded by the coding sequence ATGCCTAATAAACACAAAAAATTGCTATCCACTACTACTGTATTGCTCGCTGCCGTTTTATCAAGTACCGCATGCGGCTACTCTTCAGAATCACAAAAACCTAAGGTAAACGCTGTAACTCCCGATGGCATGCAAGCCTCTAGTTATTATGAGAAGTCCTCCATCACCGATGCTCAAGGAAAGTACTGGATTCCACTCAAACCTGCGATTGCTTCACTCGGATATCGAATGAAAGATGATGCTACTCATGGAGGATACACCAAAATCGGCTACAGTGATGTTATGTATATGCTGCGCCCTGGCTCTCCTCAGGTCTTTTCCTTAGGTGAAAAAATAACACTGCCGCAAGCACCTAGACGACAAGAAGGTCAAATCTATATCACACCTTTAGCTTTATCCAAATTTCTTCAAACAGAAGTAGGTTGGAATCCTCAGTCTGGTGAAATCAATATTGCCACTCCGACCGATCATGAAAATATTATAAAATCTCCATCTGCTAAATCATTAAATGAATCTAAGCCATTACGCATTCAAAGTATTTCTGAAGCAGACAAAAAGGAATTAGTTGCTTATGCCAAAAAATTCTTGGGTGTGCCTTATGAATTCGGTACCGGACCTTATGAAGAGACTAAGAAATTTGATTGCTCTTCTTTTACAAGGCATGTATTTAAACAATTCGGAGTAACCCTACCGCGCCTAGCCAAGGATCAAGATAATTTAGGTACTCGTGTACAACGTAGTGCACTAGATGTAGGCGATCTTATATTCTTCACTGTCCCCGGTCGGTTTGAAAGTGACGCTATACCTGGGCATGTCGGGATTTACATTGGGGACGGAAAGTTCATTCACACCTGGGGGGACCCCGGGGTTCAGATCAGTGAGCTCGACTCAGGGTATTGGAGCAACGTAATCCTGCATATGCAGCGCATTCTGTAA
- a CDS encoding ABC transporter ATP-binding protein, with product MLKLDNVSKLFNPGTPDEKIALLGIDLELLPGDFVTIIGSNGAGKSTLMNIISGVMKPDLGSASIEGNSISHLAEYQRSRWIGRVFQDPMAGTAPRMTIEENLAMAYKRGKSRGLSFGVNAARRSLFREELSRLGIGLEDRLRAKVGLLSGGERQALSLLMATFTQPQILLLDEHTAALDPSRAELITKLTESIVREMKLTTLMVTHNMEQAIRLGNRLIMMDKGRIILDIDETRKKDLTVERLLGEFETISGHKLADDRMMLG from the coding sequence ATGCTTAAGCTTGATAACGTATCTAAGCTGTTTAATCCTGGTACACCGGATGAGAAGATCGCGCTACTTGGCATTGATTTGGAGCTTCTTCCCGGCGATTTTGTTACGATTATTGGAAGCAACGGCGCTGGTAAATCGACGCTCATGAATATTATTTCTGGAGTTATGAAGCCGGATCTCGGTTCAGCAAGTATTGAGGGCAACTCGATCAGCCATTTGGCAGAATATCAGCGCAGTCGCTGGATCGGACGGGTTTTTCAGGATCCTATGGCAGGTACAGCTCCACGGATGACGATTGAAGAGAATTTAGCGATGGCTTATAAAAGAGGGAAGAGCAGAGGCTTATCCTTTGGTGTAAACGCAGCGAGACGATCGTTGTTTCGTGAGGAGTTAAGTCGCCTTGGCATCGGACTTGAGGATCGCCTACGAGCAAAGGTAGGTTTATTATCTGGTGGGGAGAGACAGGCGCTGAGTTTGCTAATGGCAACCTTCACCCAACCGCAAATTTTACTGTTAGACGAACATACAGCTGCACTTGATCCTTCAAGAGCAGAGCTGATCACAAAGCTGACAGAGTCTATCGTCCGTGAGATGAAATTGACTACGCTTATGGTTACCCATAACATGGAGCAGGCTATCCGGCTTGGTAATCGTCTTATCATGATGGATAAGGGACGTATTATTCTTGATATTGACGAGACACGCAAAAAGGATCTTACGGTAGAACGCTTACTCGGAGAATTTGAGACCATCAGTGGTCATAAACTGGCAGATGATCGAATGATGCTTGGTTAG